A stretch of the Streptomyces venezuelae genome encodes the following:
- a CDS encoding SAM-dependent methyltransferase: protein MTDAAPRLAALAETLLGAPLPVRIRAWDASEAGPPGAPVLVFRHRRALRRLLWKPGELGLARAWVAGDLTIEGDLYEALGLLSGLLWERPKALAAPVRGAARRAALRDLLVLAGPWPPPRPPAEEAPHRSGTQHTRYRDRKAIHHHYDVGNEFYELVLGPSMVYSCAFWQPGGSLEQAQHDKLDLVCRKLALAEGDRLLDVGCGWGSMALHAARAYGARVTGVTLSREQALYARKRVAEEGLADRVEIRVQDYRDVKDGPYDAISSIGMAEHVGAARYREYAGILHALLRPGGRLLNHQIARRPEPDEAAYRVDEFIDAYVFPDGELSPLGSTVGELERAGFEVRDVESLREHYGLTLRAWVSRLEAAWDEAVRLSSPGRARVWRLYMAASALGFEHARLGVNQVLAVRAAPGGGSGLPLRTRTWPAA from the coding sequence ATGACCGACGCCGCACCGCGGCTGGCCGCTCTTGCCGAGACCCTGCTGGGGGCACCGCTGCCCGTGCGCATCCGCGCCTGGGACGCCAGTGAGGCGGGCCCGCCCGGCGCCCCCGTACTGGTGTTCCGGCACCGCCGCGCCCTGCGCAGGCTGCTGTGGAAGCCGGGTGAACTCGGGCTGGCCCGGGCGTGGGTCGCGGGCGACCTGACGATCGAGGGCGACCTGTACGAGGCCCTGGGCCTGCTGTCCGGCCTGCTGTGGGAGCGCCCCAAGGCCCTGGCCGCCCCGGTGCGCGGGGCGGCCCGGCGGGCGGCCCTGCGGGACCTGCTGGTGCTGGCCGGGCCCTGGCCGCCGCCCCGGCCCCCGGCCGAGGAGGCACCGCACCGGTCCGGGACGCAGCACACCCGGTACCGGGACCGGAAGGCCATCCACCACCACTACGACGTGGGCAACGAGTTCTACGAGCTCGTCCTCGGCCCCTCCATGGTGTACTCCTGCGCCTTCTGGCAGCCCGGCGGCAGCCTGGAGCAGGCCCAGCACGACAAGCTGGACCTGGTCTGCCGCAAGCTCGCGCTGGCCGAGGGCGACCGGCTGCTGGACGTCGGCTGCGGCTGGGGCTCCATGGCCCTGCACGCGGCCCGGGCGTACGGGGCCCGGGTCACCGGGGTCACCCTCTCCCGGGAACAGGCGCTGTACGCCCGCAAGCGGGTGGCCGAGGAGGGCCTGGCGGACCGTGTCGAGATCCGGGTCCAGGACTACCGGGACGTCAAGGACGGTCCGTACGACGCGATTTCCTCGATCGGGATGGCCGAGCACGTCGGCGCGGCCCGCTACCGCGAGTACGCCGGCATCCTGCACGCCCTGCTGCGGCCGGGCGGCCGGCTGCTGAACCATCAGATCGCCCGCCGCCCGGAGCCCGACGAAGCGGCCTACCGGGTGGACGAGTTCATCGACGCGTATGTCTTCCCGGACGGGGAGCTGTCCCCGCTGGGCAGCACGGTGGGCGAACTGGAGCGGGCCGGCTTCGAGGTCCGGGACGTGGAATCGCTGCGGGAGCACTACGGGTTGACCCTGCGCGCCTGGGTGTCCCGCCTGGAGGCGGCCTGGGACGAGGCGGTGCGCCTCAGCTCCCCCGGCCGGGCCCGGGTGTGGCGGCTCTACATGGCCGCGTCCGCCCTGGGCTTCGAGCACGCCCGGCTGGGGGTCAACCAGGTCCTGGCGGTACGGGCGGCCCCGGGGGGCGGCTCGGGGCTGCCACTGCGGACCCGTACCTGGCCGGCGGCCTGA
- a CDS encoding ABC transporter permease, protein MFRTALRNVLAHKARLLMTVLAVTLGVAFVSGTLVFTDTLSKALSGQSAKSFDGVAVSVTSHGSTTNEDGVKEGEPGISQKTLDRVKGLPGVDAVSGRVSGFAGVGDENGKLIGSGWANRGSNYAPVKDGKDPRYGFTDGTGPAAAGQIALDKETAKQGSYKVGDKVRVATNGPVKEYTLAGVFTTDDGQVNAGGSLVLFDTSVAQQLYLQPGFYQELLVGAKDGTTADTLLAEIKPLLAKNTTAKTGAALAAEQAKSIEREMAGMSTALLIFAGISLFVGIFLIYNTFTMLVAQRTKELALLRAVGAKRGQVIRSVLAEAGVVGIISATIGLISGIGLAIGIRALMDSLGAKVPAGDLIIAPGTVIVALVIGVVVTTLAALVPAWRTGRIPPVAAMGSAHLPATAKSLVLRNVFGILLGLLGTGIVFLGVSMGSDGKETVAAGGFFLMLGLIVLLPLLSRPVIAAIRPLLERVFGVPGKLAAQNAVRNPRRTAVTAASLAIGLTLVTAMSVMGITMGKAVDRMSTDKLKADYKVTMSGGMGGLDKSVAETLAKAPGIKAVSPQTAGYLKIGGEFRSASGVNPAAIGDLLNVEVVSGQLGSLAKGEVAVADTTAKKSGLSVGSVLQVQYDDGTKAQLKVGAVYKELDSLLSPYVLDNKILAAHSEDQYIPEVYVNTVGGESKAGEKAVIDALGNNPAISVATQQDMRNEMGGMVNLALNIMYGLLGMALIISVLGVVNTLAMSVFERTQEIGMLRAIGLDRARVKNMIRLESVVISLFGAVLGVVVGVFLAWAGGTTFSKSVPGYELVLPWDRIGLFLLLAALVGVLAAMWPARSAARLNMLTAIKTE, encoded by the coding sequence ATGTTCCGTACCGCCCTGCGCAATGTCCTCGCGCACAAGGCCCGGCTGCTGATGACGGTCCTCGCCGTCACCCTCGGCGTCGCCTTCGTCTCCGGCACCCTCGTCTTCACCGACACCCTCAGCAAGGCCCTCTCCGGCCAGTCCGCCAAGAGCTTCGACGGCGTCGCCGTCTCCGTCACCTCCCACGGCTCCACCACCAACGAGGACGGGGTCAAGGAGGGCGAGCCGGGCATCAGCCAGAAGACCCTCGACCGGGTCAAGGGGCTCCCCGGGGTCGACGCCGTCTCCGGCCGGGTCTCCGGCTTCGCCGGGGTCGGCGACGAGAACGGCAAGCTGATCGGCTCCGGCTGGGCCAACCGGGGCTCCAACTACGCCCCGGTCAAGGACGGCAAGGACCCGCGCTACGGGTTCACCGACGGCACCGGCCCGGCCGCGGCCGGCCAGATCGCCCTGGACAAGGAGACCGCGAAGCAGGGCTCGTACAAGGTCGGCGACAAGGTCCGGGTGGCCACCAACGGGCCGGTGAAGGAGTACACCCTCGCCGGTGTGTTCACCACCGACGACGGCCAGGTCAACGCGGGCGGCAGCCTGGTCCTCTTCGACACCTCGGTGGCCCAGCAGCTCTACCTGCAGCCCGGCTTCTACCAGGAGCTGCTGGTCGGCGCCAAGGACGGCACCACCGCCGACACCCTGCTCGCCGAGATCAAGCCGCTGCTCGCCAAGAACACCACCGCCAAGACCGGTGCCGCACTGGCCGCCGAGCAGGCCAAGTCGATCGAGCGCGAGATGGCCGGCATGAGCACCGCGCTGCTGATCTTCGCCGGCATCTCCCTCTTCGTCGGCATCTTCCTGATCTACAACACCTTCACCATGCTGGTCGCCCAGCGCACCAAGGAGCTGGCCCTGCTCCGCGCCGTCGGCGCCAAGCGCGGCCAGGTCATCCGGTCCGTCCTGGCCGAGGCCGGGGTCGTCGGCATCATCTCCGCCACCATCGGTCTGATCAGCGGCATCGGGCTGGCGATCGGCATCCGGGCGCTGATGGACTCGCTCGGCGCCAAGGTCCCGGCCGGCGATCTGATCATCGCCCCGGGCACGGTCATCGTGGCCCTGGTCATCGGCGTGGTCGTCACCACCCTGGCCGCCCTGGTCCCGGCCTGGCGCACCGGCCGGATCCCCCCGGTCGCCGCCATGGGCAGCGCCCACCTGCCGGCCACCGCCAAGTCGTTGGTGCTGCGCAACGTCTTCGGCATCCTGCTCGGCCTGCTCGGCACCGGCATCGTCTTCCTCGGCGTCTCCATGGGCAGCGACGGCAAGGAGACCGTCGCGGCCGGCGGGTTCTTCCTGATGCTCGGTCTGATCGTGCTGCTGCCGCTGCTGTCCCGGCCGGTCATCGCCGCCATCCGCCCGCTGCTGGAACGCGTGTTCGGCGTGCCCGGCAAGCTGGCCGCGCAGAACGCGGTGCGCAACCCGCGCCGGACCGCCGTCACCGCCGCCTCCCTCGCCATCGGCCTCACCCTGGTCACCGCCATGTCGGTGATGGGCATCACCATGGGCAAGGCCGTCGACCGGATGAGCACCGACAAGCTCAAGGCCGACTACAAGGTCACCATGTCCGGCGGCATGGGCGGCCTGGACAAGTCGGTCGCCGAGACCCTGGCCAAGGCCCCCGGCATCAAGGCGGTCTCCCCGCAGACGGCGGGCTACCTGAAGATCGGCGGCGAGTTCCGGTCCGCCTCGGGCGTCAACCCGGCCGCCATCGGGGACCTGCTCAACGTCGAGGTGGTCAGCGGACAGCTCGGCAGCCTCGCCAAGGGCGAGGTCGCAGTCGCCGACACCACGGCCAAGAAGAGCGGCCTGTCGGTCGGCTCGGTCCTCCAGGTCCAGTACGACGACGGCACCAAGGCCCAGCTGAAGGTCGGCGCCGTCTACAAGGAACTCGACAGCCTGCTCTCCCCGTACGTCCTCGACAACAAGATCCTCGCCGCCCACAGCGAGGACCAGTACATCCCCGAGGTGTACGTGAACACCGTCGGCGGCGAGTCGAAGGCCGGCGAGAAGGCGGTCATCGACGCCCTCGGCAACAACCCGGCCATCTCCGTCGCCACCCAGCAGGACATGCGCAACGAGATGGGCGGCATGGTCAACCTGGCGCTGAACATCATGTACGGCCTGCTCGGCATGGCCCTGATCATCTCGGTGCTCGGTGTGGTCAACACCCTGGCGATGTCCGTCTTCGAGCGGACCCAGGAGATCGGCATGCTGCGGGCGATCGGCCTGGACCGGGCCCGGGTCAAGAACATGATCCGGCTGGAGTCCGTGGTGATCTCCCTGTTCGGCGCGGTGCTCGGTGTCGTGGTCGGCGTCTTCCTCGCCTGGGCGGGCGGCACCACCTTCTCGAAGTCCGTACCGGGCTACGAGCTGGTGCTCCCGTGGGACCGGATCGGCCTGTTCCTGCTGCTCGCGGCGCTGGTGGGCGTACTGGCCGCGATGTGGCCGGCCCGCAGCGCGGCGCGGCTGAACATGCTGACCGCCATCAAGACGGAGTAG